A DNA window from Stutzerimonas stutzeri contains the following coding sequences:
- a CDS encoding DUF2149 domain-containing protein codes for MRFLDHDDDDDPLLSVVNLIDLFLVVIGILLIVIVQNPLNPFSQDKVVVIENPGETNMRMLIKEGQELTQYESSGEIGEGQGAKAGITYRLNDGRMIYVPEAANRTP; via the coding sequence ATGCGCTTTCTCGACCATGACGACGACGATGATCCGCTACTTTCCGTGGTCAACCTGATCGATCTGTTCCTGGTAGTGATCGGCATCCTGCTTATCGTCATAGTGCAAAACCCGCTCAATCCGTTCAGCCAGGACAAGGTCGTGGTCATCGAGAACCCCGGCGAAACAAACATGCGCATGCTGATCAAGGAAGGCCAGGAACTGACTCAATATGAATCCAGCGGGGAAATCGGCGAAGGCCAGGGAGCGAAAGCCGGCATCACCTACCGCCTGAACGACGGAAGAATGATCTACGTACCCGAGGCAGCGAACCGCACGCCCTGA
- the folD gene encoding bifunctional methylenetetrahydrofolate dehydrogenase/methenyltetrahydrofolate cyclohydrolase FolD, with product MTAKLIDGKTIAANIRQQVSGRVAERRAQGLRAPGLAVILVGSDPASQVYVAHKRKDCEEVGFNSVAHDLPSDTRQEDLLALIDQLNDDTSIDGILVQLPLPKHLDASLLLERIRPDKDVDGFHPYNVGRLAQRMPLLRPCTPKGIITLLGSTGVDLHGLDAVVVGASNIVGRPMALELLLAGCTTTVTHRFTRNLEEHVRRADLVVVATGITGLVKGDWIKPGAIVIDVGINRQADGRLLGDVDFGPASERAAWITPVPGGVGPMTRACLLENTLHAAEHLHG from the coding sequence ATGACCGCAAAACTGATCGACGGTAAAACGATTGCTGCCAACATTCGCCAACAGGTCTCCGGTCGTGTTGCCGAACGGCGCGCACAAGGACTGCGGGCGCCCGGCCTCGCCGTGATTCTGGTGGGCAGCGACCCAGCCTCCCAGGTTTACGTGGCGCACAAGCGCAAGGATTGTGAGGAAGTAGGTTTTAATTCCGTTGCCCATGACCTACCGAGCGATACCCGCCAGGAAGACCTGCTGGCGCTGATCGATCAGCTCAACGACGACACGTCCATCGACGGCATCCTGGTGCAGTTGCCACTTCCCAAGCACCTCGATGCGTCCCTGCTGCTCGAGCGCATCCGCCCGGACAAGGATGTGGACGGCTTCCATCCATATAATGTCGGCCGCCTCGCTCAACGCATGCCGCTGCTGCGTCCCTGCACGCCGAAAGGGATCATTACGCTGCTGGGGAGCACCGGTGTCGATCTACACGGCCTGGACGCAGTTGTGGTGGGCGCATCCAACATCGTCGGCCGTCCGATGGCTCTGGAGTTGCTGTTGGCTGGCTGCACCACCACCGTGACCCACCGCTTCACCCGCAACCTTGAAGAGCACGTTCGTCGTGCCGACCTAGTGGTGGTAGCGACGGGCATTACCGGCCTGGTCAAGGGTGACTGGATCAAGCCTGGCGCAATCGTTATTGATGTCGGTATCAATCGCCAGGCGGACGGCCGTCTGCTGGGTGATGTGGACTTCGGACCTGCCAGTGAACGGGCTGCCTGGATCACCCCAGTCCCCGGTGGCGTAGGCCCGATGACGCGCGCCTGCCTCTTGGAAAACACGCTGCATGCAGCCGAGCACCTGCACGGGTAA
- a CDS encoding response regulator transcription factor — translation MGGYLADVLVIEDDQVLNAQLAELLRLQGYAVRSSLLGESGLAMALASAPDLVLLDVMLPDMNGLSVLRRLREQQQTPVIMLTACGAEEERIRGLRHGADDYLAKPFNLTELQLRIDAILRRTRSADHRMAPPSSLQVDSLILDRHSLRAQVGEHDLALTPLQFRLLWQFVLQRGEVLSKPYLYRVVLEREYSGYDRSLDMHVSRIRRRLGEAGLAADRLQTLHGRGYSFQ, via the coding sequence ATGGGCGGGTACCTGGCGGATGTGCTGGTCATCGAGGACGATCAGGTCCTGAACGCCCAGCTGGCTGAGCTACTGAGACTGCAAGGATATGCAGTGCGATCCAGCCTGTTGGGTGAAAGCGGACTGGCAATGGCATTAGCCAGCGCGCCGGATCTGGTGCTGCTGGATGTCATGTTGCCAGACATGAATGGACTTTCAGTGTTGCGTCGGCTGCGTGAACAGCAGCAAACGCCAGTGATCATGCTGACAGCGTGCGGCGCGGAGGAAGAGCGTATTCGCGGATTGCGACATGGCGCGGACGACTATCTGGCCAAGCCTTTCAACCTGACCGAGCTGCAGCTGCGCATCGATGCAATCTTGCGGCGTACTCGCAGCGCAGACCATCGTATGGCGCCGCCGTCGTCCTTGCAGGTTGATTCGCTGATTCTTGATCGTCACAGCTTACGGGCCCAAGTTGGCGAGCATGATCTGGCGTTGACGCCGCTGCAGTTCCGGCTGCTCTGGCAATTTGTGCTCCAGCGCGGAGAAGTTCTCAGTAAACCTTACCTCTATCGAGTGGTTCTGGAGCGTGAGTACAGCGGCTACGACCGCAGCCTCGACATGCATGTCAGTCGCATTCGGCGCCGGTTGGGCGAGGCCGGGCTTGCTGCCGATCGTTTACAGACGCTTCACGGCCGCGGTTACAGCTTCCAATGA
- a CDS encoding helix-turn-helix transcriptional regulator — translation MSAPRSHERNRAELAVFLRSRRERIAPEDVGLPSGGRRRTPGLRREEVAALAGVGLSWYTWLEQGRDIGVSAAFLENLSRTLKLDATERRHLFLLAHQRLPPEPGRTWCVVPPLVHRLMDDLHLRPAYVLNLRWDVLAWNAAADKVFGFSSFPIERRNLLWLLFTESSFRTLLDPWGDQASQILSSFRRDFVRAPLDPEIGTLVKDLAKLDPDFKTWWKQQDIHGPCQGVRYLQIKEVGAVVFDHTSLIIDVDRDLRLVCYAAKEGQVQSTRFEHWLTAKSERSDT, via the coding sequence ATGAGTGCGCCCCGTAGCCATGAACGAAACAGGGCAGAACTTGCGGTGTTTTTGCGTAGCCGCCGCGAACGCATCGCGCCAGAGGACGTCGGGCTCCCATCGGGTGGACGGCGCCGCACACCTGGTTTGCGGCGCGAGGAAGTTGCAGCGCTGGCAGGAGTCGGACTGTCTTGGTACACGTGGCTCGAGCAGGGGCGAGATATCGGGGTTTCAGCGGCGTTTCTCGAAAATCTATCCAGAACGCTAAAGCTCGATGCAACCGAACGTCGTCACCTGTTCCTGTTAGCCCACCAGCGACTGCCTCCGGAGCCAGGAAGAACTTGGTGCGTGGTGCCGCCTTTGGTCCACCGCCTGATGGACGATCTGCATTTGCGCCCAGCCTATGTGTTGAACCTGAGATGGGACGTGCTGGCCTGGAACGCGGCCGCCGATAAGGTGTTCGGTTTTTCGAGTTTCCCGATAGAACGACGCAACCTGCTCTGGCTGTTGTTCACTGAGTCTTCGTTCCGGACGTTGCTCGATCCATGGGGCGATCAGGCGTCACAAATCCTGTCGAGCTTTCGGCGTGACTTCGTCAGGGCGCCGCTGGATCCGGAAATCGGAACATTGGTCAAGGACTTGGCAAAGCTCGATCCAGATTTCAAAACGTGGTGGAAACAGCAGGATATCCATGGGCCTTGCCAGGGTGTGCGGTACTTGCAGATCAAGGAAGTCGGCGCTGTAGTGTTCGATCACACTTCGCTGATCATTGATGTCGACCGTGATTTGCGTCTGGTCTGCTATGCCGCGAAGGAAGGCCAGGTACAAAGCACGCGGTTCGAACACTGGCTGACAGCCAAGTCCGAGCGCTCCGATACCTAA
- a CDS encoding MFS transporter → MSSPSSNSHPVYLIAIGAFALGMASYVTAGLIPMIEASFSVSVAIAAQLVTAFTLAYGLGSPLLVALTPPDRQRTGLLAALGLFVIANAASALAHDFNTLMIWRAVAGAGAGVYLAMGIGASAALSTAERRGKSIAIIMGGMASGVVLGVPLSLVIAEQMGWQAALWLVALLGLLAFVGLSVLLPTLPCAATSSLREKLAILSDGHVLTILLVSLLAAIASLGMYTFIAPLLADTDHGSVRSIKPYLWIWGIGGVMGSLLIGPVVDRIRGPVIVLTIMLILSASLFLLPISASLNVWFAALPIAIWGAAGWALQVPQNNELILARQVQGDGNLAIALNESALYLGSAIGAAAGGFVLLLQMPTWTLSVIAGTVALAGALLQIANLRRQTGCAGATHARPCR, encoded by the coding sequence ATGAGCTCGCCCTCCTCCAACTCTCATCCGGTCTATCTCATAGCTATCGGCGCATTTGCACTTGGGATGGCCTCCTACGTCACGGCCGGGCTGATTCCCATGATCGAGGCTTCGTTCTCAGTCTCCGTTGCGATCGCAGCACAGCTGGTAACGGCCTTCACCCTGGCCTACGGTCTCGGCTCGCCGCTGTTAGTCGCACTAACGCCACCTGATCGGCAACGCACTGGGCTCCTGGCTGCGCTGGGTCTATTCGTGATTGCTAATGCAGCAAGTGCTCTAGCGCATGATTTCAATACCTTGATGATCTGGCGCGCGGTCGCCGGGGCTGGCGCAGGCGTCTACCTGGCCATGGGGATCGGAGCATCTGCAGCGTTATCGACTGCAGAGCGGCGGGGCAAGTCTATTGCCATCATTATGGGCGGGATGGCCAGTGGCGTGGTTTTAGGTGTCCCGCTGAGCCTTGTCATCGCGGAACAGATGGGCTGGCAGGCCGCATTGTGGCTGGTCGCACTGTTGGGCCTGCTCGCCTTTGTGGGGCTATCAGTCTTGCTCCCCACGCTGCCCTGCGCGGCGACCAGTTCGCTTCGCGAAAAGCTCGCCATTCTCTCTGACGGCCACGTGCTAACCATCTTGCTCGTATCGTTGCTCGCGGCGATTGCCAGCCTCGGGATGTACACCTTCATTGCGCCGCTGCTCGCCGACACCGATCACGGTTCCGTTCGCTCGATAAAGCCGTATCTCTGGATCTGGGGCATCGGTGGTGTGATGGGCAGCCTTCTGATCGGGCCGGTGGTTGATCGCATACGAGGACCGGTGATAGTCCTTACGATCATGCTGATCCTGAGTGCTTCGCTTTTCCTATTGCCCATTTCTGCTTCGCTCAATGTGTGGTTCGCAGCGCTACCCATCGCGATATGGGGAGCCGCTGGATGGGCATTGCAGGTGCCCCAGAACAATGAACTCATCCTGGCTCGTCAGGTACAGGGCGACGGCAACCTTGCGATTGCCTTGAACGAGTCAGCGCTGTACCTGGGTAGTGCCATCGGCGCAGCAGCTGGAGGCTTTGTCCTGCTTCTGCAGATGCCAACCTGGACGCTTTCCGTCATTGCCGGCACGGTTGCGCTGGCTGGTGCGCTGCTTCAGATCGCCAATCTGCGGCGGCAGACCGGTTGTGCGGGCGCTACCCACGCCAGGCCCTGTCGCTGA
- a CDS encoding MotA/TolQ/ExbB proton channel family protein, which yields MNALETSLYELTRIFLVPVLLLILAALVYAFLALGSFAMEAWQRRSGRYRSVLAAHQAIHGGTSDDLELWIMQRLEWLRVTSRSAPMLGLVATMIPMGPALLALTESDAKGIGENLVVAFSAVILALVASSIAFYVLTVRRRWLLQELRAIERAVELH from the coding sequence ATGAACGCACTTGAAACCAGTCTCTACGAACTCACCCGCATCTTTCTGGTGCCCGTTTTGCTGCTAATCCTCGCTGCGCTGGTTTACGCCTTTCTTGCACTGGGCAGCTTTGCCATGGAGGCTTGGCAACGCCGCAGCGGCCGCTACCGCTCGGTACTTGCTGCTCATCAGGCGATCCATGGCGGCACCAGTGATGATCTGGAGCTGTGGATCATGCAGCGCCTCGAATGGTTGCGCGTGACCTCGCGCAGCGCGCCAATGCTCGGCCTTGTCGCCACCATGATCCCTATGGGACCTGCCCTGCTCGCCCTCACCGAGAGCGACGCCAAAGGCATCGGCGAGAACCTGGTGGTCGCCTTTTCGGCCGTGATTCTTGCGCTCGTCGCCTCCAGCATCGCCTTCTACGTGCTTACCGTGCGGCGGCGCTGGCTACTGCAGGAGTTGCGCGCCATCGAACGTGCCGTGGAGCTGCATTGA
- a CDS encoding TonB-dependent receptor domain-containing protein, with protein MQHCPCPRALLGSLSFAALLTTVPCQAQPSEPLELSGTEVTARHVQDDSVESEQLQHYQAADLQDVFESSPEVSVGGGPGVAQKLYLRGFEDTLLNITIDGASQPGQTFHHTGRIGIEPELLKRAEVRAGTGDATSGPGALGGSIRFVTKDPDDLLREGERAGALVKGGYFSNAEGYKTSTSLFGRLNDDWSALAVATYQDQNDYEDGKGRDVLGTGARQQLGFAKLVGRLSDEQTLRLSYEKRTDEGERSQRPQWIPSGFNPLFPLETERETWTLNYGWNPLSDELLDLEVTTYHTSTELQQDGRWGLYIGDTTSAGVDVRNTSEFGAHRLTYGVDYRDDKTSLGPAGDRKLDEEEGSVLGFYLQNSYQVTDKLLLGMGVRYDRYRLDDRDGQDFSDAGFSPNVNLRYQLTPQLALLAGHAQALRGVQVRDAFKLDAAGNDPDLDAEKARTNEVGIEFREGGLELSGKLYDTRIRDVIYDPSGRPNLYVNGGTLRSQGVLLQSAYHWQQLSIGLSYHHNDIELDGDDLNVYEHNGLGTTLGDTWIGFADYRANDALSFGWQGRFVTAVDSLRTGVGKLDKPGYGVHDLYAQWSALPNDRLVLNLTLKNIFDKQYLDHASNEDFEHIPDYEGVRGSYEPGRELRLGVALRI; from the coding sequence ATGCAACATTGTCCATGTCCGCGCGCGCTACTCGGGTCACTGTCGTTCGCCGCGCTTCTGACTACCGTGCCTTGCCAGGCTCAACCATCCGAACCTTTGGAGTTGAGCGGCACCGAGGTAACGGCGCGCCACGTGCAAGACGACAGCGTCGAATCCGAGCAGCTTCAGCATTACCAGGCGGCCGACCTGCAGGACGTGTTCGAGTCCAGTCCGGAGGTCTCCGTTGGCGGCGGCCCCGGTGTGGCTCAAAAGCTCTATCTGCGTGGCTTCGAGGATACCTTGCTCAACATCACCATCGACGGTGCCAGCCAGCCTGGGCAGACCTTCCACCATACAGGCCGTATTGGCATCGAGCCGGAACTGCTCAAGCGTGCCGAAGTGCGGGCCGGTACGGGCGATGCGACGTCGGGCCCCGGGGCTTTGGGTGGCTCGATTCGCTTCGTCACCAAGGACCCGGACGACCTATTACGTGAGGGCGAGCGGGCTGGTGCGCTGGTAAAAGGTGGCTATTTCAGCAACGCAGAGGGCTACAAGACCAGTACGAGCTTGTTTGGTCGGCTCAACGACGACTGGTCGGCATTGGCGGTGGCCACCTACCAGGATCAAAACGACTATGAGGATGGCAAGGGGCGCGATGTTCTCGGCACCGGAGCGCGGCAGCAACTGGGTTTCGCCAAACTGGTCGGGCGCCTGAGCGATGAGCAGACGCTGCGGTTGTCCTACGAAAAACGCACCGACGAAGGCGAACGCAGCCAGCGGCCGCAGTGGATCCCGAGTGGGTTCAATCCGTTATTTCCGCTGGAAACGGAGCGCGAAACCTGGACCTTGAACTACGGCTGGAATCCGCTGAGCGACGAGCTACTCGACCTTGAGGTTACGACCTATCACACCTCCACCGAGTTGCAGCAGGACGGACGCTGGGGACTGTACATCGGTGACACAACAAGCGCCGGAGTGGACGTACGCAATACGAGTGAGTTTGGTGCTCATCGCCTGACTTATGGTGTCGATTATCGCGATGACAAAACCAGCCTTGGCCCTGCTGGCGACCGCAAACTGGATGAGGAGGAGGGCAGCGTACTCGGCTTCTACCTCCAGAATAGTTATCAGGTCACGGACAAACTGCTGCTCGGCATGGGTGTTCGCTATGATCGCTACCGTCTCGATGATCGTGACGGGCAGGATTTCTCGGACGCCGGCTTCAGTCCGAACGTGAATCTTCGTTATCAACTGACGCCACAACTTGCGCTGCTTGCCGGTCATGCCCAGGCGCTGCGTGGCGTGCAGGTACGCGACGCATTCAAGCTCGATGCCGCGGGTAACGACCCTGACCTCGATGCAGAAAAAGCACGCACCAATGAGGTGGGGATCGAGTTCCGCGAGGGCGGTCTGGAGCTGTCGGGCAAGCTCTACGACACCCGTATCCGCGACGTGATCTATGACCCCAGCGGGCGACCCAATCTCTACGTGAACGGCGGCACGCTCAGAAGCCAGGGCGTCTTGTTGCAAAGCGCATATCACTGGCAGCAACTGAGCATTGGACTGAGCTACCACCATAACGACATCGAGCTCGATGGCGATGATCTGAACGTATACGAGCACAACGGCTTGGGCACGACGCTTGGCGATACGTGGATAGGCTTTGCCGACTACCGTGCCAATGATGCGCTGAGTTTCGGCTGGCAGGGCCGCTTCGTCACCGCTGTGGATTCGCTACGCACTGGCGTCGGCAAGCTAGACAAACCCGGCTACGGCGTACACGACCTCTACGCCCAGTGGTCAGCGCTACCCAATGATCGGCTGGTGTTGAACCTGACATTGAAGAATATTTTCGACAAGCAGTATCTGGACCACGCCAGCAACGAGGATTTCGAGCACATCCCGGATTACGAAGGTGTGCGCGGCAGTTACGAGCCCGGCCGCGAGCTGCGTCTTGGCGTGGCACTGCGGATCTGA
- a CDS encoding MHYT domain-containing protein: MHTTYNIALVSLSILIAIAGSFTALDLASRNRVAHSWARHAWLAAAAACMGGSIWSMHFIGMLAFGMPGMEIQYDVGLTVWSFVLPMVVTAISFFAVGAKGSNGATLGVGGLFMGLGIGAMHYMGMAAMTLHAELSYDWTWVAISFAIAIGASTVALWLSAKGTRPLLQGVSAVAMGFAIAGMHYAAMIGAHFTPLDLEMPVTTGGGLDLVTLASAVSGSTFVVLFFGLAASMHDRRRAILSEREASALRLSEERFRELYSKTPLPLHSLDHDGRLESVSDAWLALVGYRREDVIGRQLISFMTEASARQMIEQDWSTLLETGECLNAEYRLVARAGVFVDVLASTRIEMTSGGSLILGGLVNVTERRRAEAALRQAQKMEAIGKLTGGIAHDFNNLLAVVGGNLELLRKRVPSGETRVDSLIANALQATQRGAGLVQRLLTFARKQELRPSSVLLPDLVMGVRELLQRSVEANITVGMRFPLNLPPAFVDANQLEMVLINLVVNARDAMPNGGTICIEGQSRQSAAHDGHTQRDYVVLTVRDNGCGMPAEILSRATEPFFTTKGPGKGTGLGLSMAHGLAEQSGGRLEIQSSPGNGTTVELWLPQAAAQQTKHDDPVVEIPDTLMPHAMSRVSLAVLVVDDDPLVLANTSALLEDLGYRVTAVDNGEAALSLLRRQGNFDILVTDHMMPGMTGAQLAETIQTERPGLPVLLVSGYADLAEGNRRLHTLAKPFTQTSLVHAMNQAMDRPNTGVVVELYPSH; the protein is encoded by the coding sequence ATGCATACCACCTACAACATCGCACTGGTCAGCCTTTCCATCCTGATCGCCATCGCTGGATCTTTCACCGCCCTCGACCTCGCCAGCCGCAACCGGGTCGCCCATAGCTGGGCACGGCATGCGTGGCTAGCCGCCGCAGCCGCTTGCATGGGCGGCAGCATATGGTCGATGCACTTCATCGGCATGCTCGCCTTCGGGATGCCTGGGATGGAGATTCAGTACGACGTCGGCTTGACGGTCTGGTCCTTTGTCCTGCCGATGGTGGTAACGGCCATCAGCTTCTTTGCTGTCGGCGCCAAGGGTTCGAACGGCGCAACCCTGGGCGTAGGCGGCCTGTTCATGGGCCTCGGTATTGGCGCGATGCACTACATGGGTATGGCCGCCATGACCCTTCACGCCGAGTTGAGCTATGACTGGACCTGGGTCGCCATTTCCTTTGCTATCGCGATCGGTGCCTCCACGGTTGCCCTGTGGTTGTCTGCCAAGGGCACCCGACCGCTGTTGCAGGGCGTATCGGCAGTGGCGATGGGCTTCGCCATTGCTGGCATGCATTACGCCGCGATGATCGGCGCACACTTCACGCCCTTGGACCTTGAGATGCCAGTGACGACCGGTGGCGGTCTGGATCTTGTGACCCTCGCTTCGGCCGTCTCGGGCTCGACCTTCGTTGTTCTGTTCTTTGGCCTGGCCGCCTCGATGCACGACAGGCGTCGCGCGATCCTCAGCGAACGTGAGGCATCGGCACTGCGCCTGAGCGAGGAGCGTTTCAGGGAGCTCTATAGCAAGACACCCTTGCCCTTGCATTCCCTGGACCACGACGGCCGCCTGGAGTCGGTGAGCGACGCCTGGCTGGCTCTTGTCGGGTATCGCCGGGAGGATGTGATTGGACGGCAGCTAATCAGCTTCATGACTGAAGCATCGGCCCGGCAGATGATCGAGCAGGATTGGTCAACGCTGCTCGAAACGGGCGAATGCCTGAATGCCGAGTACCGGCTCGTCGCCAGGGCCGGTGTTTTCGTGGATGTACTCGCCTCGACCCGCATCGAAATGACCTCCGGAGGCTCGCTCATTCTCGGCGGCCTGGTGAACGTTACCGAGCGCCGTCGGGCGGAGGCTGCGCTGCGCCAGGCGCAGAAGATGGAGGCCATAGGCAAGCTGACCGGGGGCATCGCACATGATTTCAACAACCTGCTGGCTGTGGTGGGCGGCAACCTGGAGCTGCTGCGCAAACGGGTTCCGAGCGGTGAGACGCGTGTCGATAGCCTGATAGCGAACGCCCTGCAGGCCACCCAACGAGGCGCAGGCCTGGTTCAGCGGTTGCTTACCTTCGCCCGAAAGCAGGAATTGCGCCCCAGTTCGGTCCTCCTTCCTGACCTGGTAATGGGCGTGCGCGAATTGCTGCAGCGTTCGGTGGAGGCGAATATCACGGTAGGCATGCGTTTCCCTCTGAACCTGCCGCCCGCCTTCGTCGACGCCAACCAACTGGAAATGGTGTTGATCAATCTCGTGGTCAACGCACGTGATGCGATGCCCAATGGCGGCACCATCTGCATCGAAGGTCAGAGCCGACAGTCTGCCGCGCACGACGGCCATACCCAGCGCGACTATGTCGTACTTACCGTGCGCGACAACGGCTGCGGCATGCCAGCGGAAATCCTGTCGCGTGCCACGGAACCGTTCTTTACCACCAAGGGCCCGGGCAAAGGAACCGGACTGGGCCTTTCCATGGCCCACGGCCTGGCCGAGCAGTCGGGTGGGCGCTTGGAAATCCAGAGCAGTCCAGGCAACGGAACCACCGTCGAGCTATGGCTGCCGCAAGCTGCGGCGCAGCAAACCAAGCATGACGACCCAGTGGTTGAGATCCCCGACACGCTGATGCCCCACGCAATGTCGAGGGTTTCGCTGGCAGTGCTCGTGGTGGATGACGATCCGCTCGTTCTGGCCAACACTTCAGCGCTACTGGAGGATCTCGGCTATCGCGTCACGGCGGTAGACAACGGCGAGGCGGCGCTCAGCCTCCTGCGTCGACAGGGCAATTTCGACATTCTGGTGACTGACCACATGATGCCGGGGATGACTGGCGCCCAGCTGGCTGAAACGATCCAGACGGAGCGTCCAGGGCTGCCGGTTCTTCTGGTAAGCGGCTATGCAGACCTCGCCGAAGGTAACCGCCGGCTCCACACACTGGCCAAGCCCTTTACGCAAACCTCATTAGTTCACGCCATGAACCAGGCCATGGATCGGCCCAATACGGGCGTGGTGGTGGAGCTTTATCCATCGCATTAA
- a CDS encoding sensor histidine kinase, with translation MNRRLFWKLCVGVALGSVALFWVIARLSGQAEEQMSFIDAEHQHTLRQYAQQAEALYREGDAKALQDWLRSVQLQEQTWAAIVEPHLQALAGSELSERFLSEFSLGRDPSWKIHLYFQDNPIMDVPFADGQRRFLIQLPQRMRPGHYWYPARLLLELVLPLVLLVIGCLLLYRHLMQPLNRLEQATRRFSEGDYEARAGALLGSRRDELAGLAETFDAMAERIGGLIIDQRQRLAEMSHELRTPLARIEMAVGLAEQGADSATLLPRIRQDCAAMRCLVEDSLTLSWLETERPRLRDETLDLIDLLDSILDDARFEFPDRHIDTQLPTEAELVGSCHRALGQAIENIVRNALDHTPPGGRVRIHLQTAPQAYCLEIIDQGPGVPEQWLERIFLPFERLSEDRVGYGLGLALAQRQVRAIGGRLAARNDEQGGLCMGIWLPHEGSTA, from the coding sequence ATGAACCGGCGCTTATTCTGGAAGCTGTGCGTAGGGGTTGCGCTGGGCAGCGTAGCGCTGTTTTGGGTCATCGCGCGGCTCAGCGGTCAGGCCGAAGAGCAGATGAGTTTCATTGACGCCGAGCATCAGCACACGCTGCGCCAGTACGCGCAACAAGCCGAGGCGCTCTACCGGGAGGGGGATGCTAAGGCGCTGCAGGATTGGCTGCGTTCCGTGCAACTGCAGGAGCAAACCTGGGCAGCGATCGTCGAGCCGCACCTGCAGGCGCTGGCTGGCAGTGAGTTGTCCGAGCGGTTTCTCAGCGAATTCAGTCTGGGTCGAGACCCGTCGTGGAAGATCCACCTTTATTTCCAGGACAACCCGATCATGGACGTACCGTTCGCCGATGGGCAGCGGCGATTTCTGATCCAGTTGCCGCAACGCATGCGCCCCGGACATTACTGGTATCCCGCACGCCTGCTCCTGGAGCTGGTGTTGCCGCTGGTGTTGCTGGTGATCGGCTGCCTGTTGCTCTATCGCCATCTGATGCAGCCGCTGAACCGCCTGGAACAAGCAACCCGTCGATTCAGCGAAGGAGACTATGAAGCGCGGGCCGGTGCGCTGTTGGGCTCGCGTCGCGATGAACTGGCGGGGTTGGCCGAAACCTTCGATGCGATGGCTGAGCGAATTGGAGGGTTGATCATCGATCAGCGTCAGCGCCTCGCCGAGATGTCTCACGAGTTGCGTACGCCACTGGCTCGTATCGAAATGGCGGTGGGGCTTGCCGAGCAGGGCGCGGACTCCGCTACCCTGTTGCCGCGTATACGCCAGGACTGCGCTGCGATGCGATGTCTGGTCGAGGATTCGCTAACGCTGAGCTGGCTCGAAACGGAGCGCCCCAGGTTGCGTGACGAGACGCTGGATCTGATCGATCTGCTGGATAGCATTCTTGATGATGCCCGTTTCGAATTCCCGGATCGCCATATCGACACGCAGCTTCCTACGGAGGCCGAGCTGGTTGGCAGCTGCCACCGTGCGCTTGGTCAGGCGATCGAGAATATAGTGCGCAACGCCCTCGACCACACGCCGCCTGGAGGACGAGTACGCATTCATCTGCAAACCGCCCCCCAGGCCTATTGCCTTGAGATCATCGACCAGGGCCCTGGGGTGCCGGAGCAGTGGCTCGAGCGTATCTTCCTGCCGTTCGAGCGGCTGAGTGAAGATAGAGTCGGTTATGGCTTGGGGCTGGCGCTGGCGCAGCGTCAAGTGCGTGCGATCGGCGGGAGACTGGCGGCGCGCAATGACGAGCAAGGTGGCTTGTGTATGGGGATCTGGCTGCCTCACGAAGGGAGCACTGCGTAA